A window of Amblyraja radiata isolate CabotCenter1 chromosome 25, sAmbRad1.1.pri, whole genome shotgun sequence contains these coding sequences:
- the cldn5 gene encoding claudin-5, whose protein sequence is MPSAGLEIVGLGLCVLGWLGVMLTCGLPMWKVTAFIESNIVVAQTLWEGLWMNCVVQSTGQMQCKVYNSLLSLRHDEQAARALTVIASIMGLIGLLVTILGAQCTNCTEGVTTKARIVISGGVIFILSGLLALIPVCWTANTIVRDFYNPMVPVSKKREMGAALYVGWTASALLFIGGALLCCSCPPKQDQSSFAVKYTAPRRASANGDYDKRNYV, encoded by the coding sequence ATGCCGTCGGCTGGTCTGGAAATCGTGGGACTGGGGCTGTGTGTCCTAGGTTGGCTGGGAGTCATGCTGACTTGCGGGCTGCCGATGTGGAAAGTAACGGCTTTCATCGAGAGTAACATCGTGGTGGCCCAGACGCTCTGGGAAGGACTGTGGATGAATTGCGTGGTCCAGAGCACGGGGCAGATGCAATGCAAAGTCTACAATTCCCTGCTATCGCTGAGACACGACGAACAGGCGGCCCGGGCGCTGACAGTCATCGCCTCCATCATGGGACTCATCGGGCTTCTGGTCACCATCCTGGGAGCCCAGTGCACCAACTGCACGGAGGGTGTGACAACCAAAGCCCGGATCGTCATCAGCGGAGGTGTCATCTTCATCCTATCCGGTCTGCTCGCCCTCATCCCCGTGTGCTGGACGGCCAACACCATCGTCCGCGACTTCTACAACCCCATGGTCCCCGTCTCCAAGAAGCGAGAGATGGGGGCGGCTCTGTACGTTGGCTGGACCGCCAGCGCGCTCCTCTTCATCGGGGGAGCCCTGCTCTGCTGCTCCTGTCCCCCGAAGCAAGACCAGTCGTCCTTCGCCGTCAAGTACACGGCCCCGAGGAGAGCTTCGGCCAACGGGGACTACGACAAGAGGAATTACGTGTGA